A stretch of the Filimonas lacunae genome encodes the following:
- a CDS encoding PKD-like family lipoprotein, whose translation MKKIQYLIGVVLVCFFMQSCYKDKGNYDYQPVGNVLIDTADNGILSSYAIYRYDTLRIAPKIYFNGTLVTDEKSVADKLDFTWVIFQATTGGIINTRDTLSHTIALSEPMIRPSGKWIVHLTVRELATQVETYIRFPVELSETTLPDGWMVLYEKDGRTDVGVIVDDRSKKGVVTAKLFLDLVKGSNGIALEGKPVGMVHSIAPLSSGEVLVASEHDFIAADKNSFEATFQFTDLFWTPPAEKSLQALMGSYQRKELVVNNNKIHTVNFASSGLFRTNKLGPAISGSYGTLANWAAPYYGASYDAVVYDKTNKKFIYVAANAITVSDFPAQANTAQFSPSDVGLDMKASDWGLSSYEYSIMGDNTASYLLVSNFVSTTANVGLKKISMTGSPEVESASTVAAAYVGQYVLYGAGANVYLFKYNSGLPAEKAWSAPAGEQVTCVRLQKFYYPVIQASIIPLPNQVVYIATWNEAEKGGKVYSYTIDPSSGSINKASERVTEGYGKVKDMSYKWNL comes from the coding sequence ATGAAAAAGATACAATATTTAATAGGGGTGGTGCTGGTTTGCTTTTTTATGCAAAGCTGTTATAAAGACAAAGGTAACTACGATTACCAGCCTGTTGGTAATGTGTTGATAGATACAGCTGATAACGGTATTCTATCGTCGTATGCTATTTACCGGTACGATACGTTGCGTATTGCGCCTAAAATATATTTCAATGGAACGCTGGTGACAGATGAAAAATCTGTGGCGGATAAGCTGGATTTTACGTGGGTGATTTTTCAGGCTACCACCGGTGGTATTATCAATACCCGGGATACCCTATCGCACACTATTGCCTTGAGTGAACCTATGATCAGGCCATCCGGTAAGTGGATTGTTCATCTTACAGTAAGGGAACTGGCTACCCAGGTAGAAACTTATATACGCTTTCCGGTAGAATTATCTGAAACCACCTTGCCGGATGGCTGGATGGTGTTGTATGAAAAAGATGGGAGAACGGATGTGGGCGTGATAGTGGACGACCGCTCTAAGAAGGGTGTAGTAACTGCTAAGCTGTTCCTGGACCTGGTGAAGGGCTCGAATGGTATAGCATTGGAAGGAAAGCCCGTGGGCATGGTGCATTCGATAGCACCACTTTCTTCGGGCGAAGTGCTGGTGGCATCTGAACATGATTTTATAGCCGCGGATAAAAACTCCTTTGAAGCAACGTTTCAATTTACTGATCTTTTCTGGACCCCACCGGCTGAAAAATCGTTGCAAGCCCTGATGGGTAGTTATCAGCGAAAAGAGCTGGTGGTGAATAATAACAAAATACATACGGTAAACTTTGCCTCCTCCGGCCTTTTCAGAACCAATAAGCTGGGGCCTGCTATCAGCGGTAGTTATGGGACGCTGGCGAACTGGGCGGCCCCGTATTATGGAGCCAGTTACGATGCCGTGGTATATGATAAAACCAATAAGAAGTTTATATACGTAGCAGCCAACGCCATTACGGTGAGTGATTTTCCGGCACAGGCCAATACGGCGCAGTTTAGCCCTTCTGATGTGGGTTTGGATATGAAAGCCAGCGATTGGGGGCTTTCTTCTTATGAGTATAGTATTATGGGTGACAATACCGCTAGTTACCTGCTGGTGTCCAACTTTGTTTCTACTACTGCGAATGTGGGGTTAAAAAAGATAAGTATGACGGGCAGCCCCGAGGTAGAATCGGCTTCTACCGTAGCTGCGGCTTATGTGGGACAATATGTTTTGTATGGAGCAGGAGCGAACGTATACCTGTTTAAATACAACTCCGGATTGCCTGCAGAAAAGGCCTGGTCGGCGCCTGCCGGCGAACAGGTTACCTGTGTGCGGTTACAAAAGTTTTATTACCCGGTTATCCAGGCGTCTATCATTCCCCTGCCTAACCAGGTGGTGTATATAGCTACCTGGAATGAAGCGGAAAAAGGCGGGAAGGTATACAGCTATACCATAGACCCTTCGAGTGGCAGCATTAATAAAGCTTCGGAAAGGGTAACGGAAGGGTATGGCAAAGTAAAGGACATGAGTTATAAGTGGAATCTTTAA
- a CDS encoding DUF4843 domain-containing protein — protein sequence MNMFKILLMIVGTGLFACTKNEELYFSKEKRGINIWLGTSTAPVDSVTYNFSYVVTGKDSVMFNYRVAGYPPDHDTEFELQAVSGDTNLVYYSLGKYTIKAGEYQGTAPIYIEKPAGYSEFQNGSGKIVFRLKPSDEYEEGALELSTLNLAFKNYVAKPDNWDAATYPYFAMSRYFGTYSNVKYSFIIQTTGLVNFKIYYTVAKDPALETNTITSTNAAALQVQCKLALKTYNEEHGALMDENNNQVVFP from the coding sequence ATGAATATGTTTAAAATTTTATTGATGATAGTTGGTACAGGATTGTTTGCCTGTACTAAAAATGAGGAGCTGTATTTTTCAAAAGAGAAACGCGGCATTAATATCTGGCTGGGTACCAGCACTGCACCTGTTGATAGTGTTACGTATAATTTTTCCTATGTAGTTACCGGAAAAGATTCGGTGATGTTTAATTATCGCGTGGCCGGTTACCCACCCGACCATGACACGGAATTTGAATTGCAGGCGGTATCGGGTGATACTAACCTGGTGTATTACTCATTGGGTAAGTATACTATTAAAGCGGGTGAATACCAGGGAACTGCACCTATTTATATTGAGAAACCTGCGGGTTACAGCGAATTTCAAAATGGTTCGGGCAAGATTGTGTTCCGGTTAAAGCCTTCTGATGAATATGAGGAAGGGGCGCTGGAGTTGAGTACCTTAAACCTGGCCTTTAAAAACTACGTGGCCAAGCCTGATAACTGGGATGCTGCTACCTACCCTTATTTTGCTATGAGCCGGTATTTTGGCACGTATAGCAATGTAAAATACTCCTTCATTATACAAACTACAGGGCTGGTGAATTTTAAAATTTATTATACCGTAGCCAAAGATCCGGCATTGGAGACAAATACAATTACTTCCACAAATGCAGCTGCGCTCCAAGTGCAATGTAAGCTGGCTTTGAAGACCTATAACGAAGAGCATGGTGCGCTGATGGATGAGAATAATAACCAGGTTGTTTTTCCCTGA
- a CDS encoding RagB/SusD family nutrient uptake outer membrane protein yields MKKISLLLMASGIVLFSSCKKWLDVQPNSQVKESELFKTESGFKEALAGTYTILTEDALYGKELTYGMMGVLSHEWASFPAAYVDDGNYNYTVTATQARIDGIWSSMYKALSNANNILENIEAHSVFSGDNYKIIKGEALALRAFIHFDLLRCFGASYTVNASQPAIPYVTEYTAKQTAQLSVGAVTEKILADLLAAKELLKVDPVFTGRVVSEQNDNGYLMNRQLHLNYYAVEGLLARLYLYMGNYEQARISAQAVVNSGKFSFSTQANLIGGIDLCGAPEHLFALQITNLSQSAVNYLSQEGSGVFSLNQGMLLSYYENTIDYRYLYWFVAGENASANSSYLVKYTETDNDDSYYKNKLSVLKIAEMYYILAECDNNDHVSTLSHLNPVRKARGVEQLTIEPVDFRSYMTAEYRREFIGEGQLFYYYKRLNRSVIPESDKDLVALKAYIFPLPVSEMQAADRASNR; encoded by the coding sequence ATGAAAAAGATCAGTTTATTATTGATGGCTTCCGGTATCGTCCTGTTCTCTTCCTGCAAAAAGTGGCTGGATGTGCAACCGAACTCGCAGGTGAAGGAGTCTGAACTATTTAAAACCGAATCCGGCTTCAAAGAAGCGCTGGCGGGTACTTATACCATTCTTACAGAGGATGCTTTATATGGCAAGGAGCTTACTTATGGCATGATGGGCGTGTTATCGCATGAATGGGCATCTTTTCCTGCGGCTTATGTGGATGATGGCAATTACAATTATACTGTTACTGCCACCCAGGCACGTATAGATGGCATATGGAGTAGTATGTATAAAGCTTTAAGCAATGCGAATAATATTCTGGAGAATATAGAAGCGCATTCTGTGTTCAGTGGCGATAATTATAAGATTATAAAAGGGGAAGCGCTGGCGTTACGGGCGTTTATACATTTTGATCTGCTCAGGTGTTTTGGCGCTTCTTATACGGTAAATGCGAGTCAGCCGGCTATTCCTTATGTTACTGAATATACGGCTAAGCAAACAGCACAGCTGAGTGTAGGAGCGGTAACGGAAAAGATATTGGCCGATTTGCTGGCTGCGAAAGAGCTGTTAAAGGTAGACCCTGTTTTTACCGGAAGGGTAGTGAGTGAGCAGAATGATAACGGGTACCTGATGAACAGGCAATTGCACCTGAACTATTATGCAGTGGAAGGCTTGCTGGCGAGGTTGTACCTGTATATGGGCAATTATGAGCAGGCAAGGATCAGTGCACAGGCGGTGGTGAATTCGGGTAAGTTTTCTTTTTCCACGCAGGCTAATCTGATCGGCGGCATTGATTTATGTGGTGCACCGGAGCATCTTTTTGCATTACAGATCACTAATCTTAGCCAAAGCGCTGTCAATTATCTATCACAGGAAGGGAGTGGTGTTTTTTCGCTGAACCAGGGCATGTTACTTAGTTATTATGAGAATACAATAGATTATCGTTATCTGTATTGGTTTGTAGCAGGCGAAAATGCTTCTGCTAATAGTAGCTATCTGGTTAAATATACGGAAACAGACAATGACGATAGTTATTACAAGAACAAGTTGTCGGTGCTGAAAATTGCTGAGATGTATTATATACTGGCAGAGTGCGATAACAATGATCATGTAAGCACGCTATCGCACCTGAACCCTGTAAGAAAAGCAAGAGGTGTTGAACAGCTTACCATTGAGCCAGTTGACTTCAGATCGTATATGACGGCGGAATACCGCAGGGAGTTTATAGGAGAGGGGCAATTGTTTTACTATTATAAACGTTTGAACCGCTCTGTTATTCCTGAATCTGATAAAGATCTGGTAGCGCTGAAAGCGTATATTTTTCCATTGCCTGTTTCTGAAATGCAAGCTGCGGACAGAGCCAGTAACCGATAA
- a CDS encoding SusC/RagA family TonB-linked outer membrane protein, producing MLLNKKRTGGQSRGGMLLLLALLWLPAALWAQVPAQPVKMIPKIIGRVLDEDKHPLADVSIRLKGNNKIGATSNSQGEFVITLDQTEGVLVFSHASFKPREVVIKPDMKLSLVVSLEKNSEEKEEVVVTGYATRKKNSYTGASVSYSADDLKRVGNKNVLQSLQYLDPAFALTENLSAGSNPNALPNLNLRGKSGLDDVKGEYAGNPNEPLFILDGFEASLQKIYDLDMNRIASVTLLKDASAKAIYGSKAANGVVVIETIRPQEGEMRVSYNGNLNVEAPDLSSYHLANAREKLQVEVNAGRYTSTQPFTQQFLREEYNDILKNVEEGVNTYWLSKPLRVGLGNKHTLYLEGGSSSMRYGIDLTYNNVAGVMKGSNRRNLGGSINLSYRKGKVNFRNILNITFNRANNSPYGSFSEYTKMNPYYSPTDENENMKKLLGSYRPTASTTSSSATYYFNPLYNAQLETKNFSRYSEITENFYVEYQALSSLKLTGRIGYTHNANASEVFLPGDHTSFALWTGDSYYKRGSYTMTDGTSSTLSADLYANWTKSYGKHVFFANGGVNVAAFTSDTHGMTAWGFLNNRVDYIAFAKQYADNGVPYGTESIKREVSLISSGNYAYDNRYLLDVSMRRNASSVFGANSRWGNFWSVGLGWNMHNEAFFKKASYVNTLKLRGSIGSTGSQNFNPYQAMATYNFFTNSTYDNISGAYLYALANDNLKWQEAKEYNAGVDMKLFNRLNIRFDYYLKNTNNLLIDFTLPTSTGFGSYKENLGTLRTIGYEGAISYMVYSNPKKHSYVTLNTAFARNYNKIVHISDALNTQNKEQDESTTNISTPKTRYKEGQSMNAIWAVPSLGIDPVTGKEMFLTKEGKTTYVWNADDQVVAGVTDPKLTGNFGVSLEYNGWGFSASMRYSLSAGYYNSTLVNRVENVNIADNVDTRVLNNTWQNPGDQSYFKKITSTATTTRPTTRFYQTKSDLTFSTLNLYYDFKWHNIKRYGFQNLKLGFYTAEVFVASTVKTERGTDYPFSRSFSFSIQTNF from the coding sequence ATGTTATTGAACAAAAAAAGGACTGGCGGGCAATCCCGGGGGGGAATGCTGCTGCTACTGGCCTTGCTTTGGCTGCCGGCAGCCCTTTGGGCACAGGTGCCTGCGCAGCCGGTAAAGATGATACCCAAAATAATAGGAAGGGTACTGGATGAAGACAAGCATCCGCTGGCGGATGTTTCTATCCGGTTAAAGGGTAATAACAAAATAGGGGCTACTTCTAACAGCCAGGGGGAGTTTGTGATTACCCTGGATCAGACGGAAGGGGTGCTGGTGTTTAGCCATGCCAGCTTTAAGCCAAGGGAAGTGGTAATAAAGCCGGATATGAAACTCTCCCTTGTGGTAAGCTTGGAAAAGAACAGTGAGGAAAAAGAAGAGGTGGTGGTTACAGGCTATGCTACCCGGAAGAAGAACAGCTATACGGGTGCTTCGGTAAGCTACTCGGCTGATGATTTAAAAAGAGTGGGCAACAAGAATGTATTACAAAGCCTGCAATACCTGGATCCGGCATTTGCACTTACCGAAAACCTGAGTGCGGGCTCTAACCCCAATGCTTTGCCTAACCTGAATTTACGGGGTAAATCGGGTTTAGATGATGTAAAGGGAGAGTATGCCGGTAATCCTAATGAGCCGTTGTTTATCCTGGACGGATTTGAAGCCAGTTTGCAAAAGATATATGACCTGGATATGAACAGGATAGCTTCTGTTACCTTATTAAAAGATGCATCGGCCAAAGCGATATACGGTTCCAAGGCGGCCAATGGAGTGGTGGTAATAGAAACTATCCGGCCACAGGAAGGAGAGATGCGCGTTTCGTATAATGGCAACCTGAATGTAGAAGCGCCCGACCTCAGTTCTTATCATCTTGCCAATGCCCGTGAAAAATTGCAGGTAGAAGTAAATGCAGGACGTTACACCTCTACGCAGCCTTTTACACAGCAATTTTTGCGCGAAGAGTATAATGACATTTTGAAAAATGTGGAAGAAGGTGTGAACACCTACTGGTTGTCGAAGCCTTTACGTGTAGGATTGGGCAATAAGCATACGCTGTACCTCGAAGGCGGTTCTTCTTCTATGCGGTATGGCATTGATTTAACTTATAACAATGTAGCCGGTGTGATGAAGGGCTCGAACAGAAGAAACCTCGGTGGTTCTATCAATCTCTCGTACAGGAAGGGTAAGGTTAACTTTCGTAATATCCTGAATATTACTTTTAACAGGGCTAATAATTCTCCGTATGGAAGTTTCTCGGAGTATACTAAGATGAATCCGTATTATTCGCCTACGGATGAGAATGAGAATATGAAAAAGCTGCTGGGTTCTTACAGGCCCACTGCCAGCACCACTTCCAGCTCTGCCACTTATTATTTTAACCCCTTGTATAATGCGCAACTGGAAACCAAAAACTTTAGCCGGTACAGTGAGATAACGGAGAATTTTTATGTAGAATACCAGGCTTTGAGCAGCCTTAAACTGACGGGTAGGATAGGCTATACACATAATGCCAATGCTTCGGAAGTGTTTTTGCCGGGCGATCATACCAGCTTTGCGTTATGGACAGGTGACTCGTATTATAAACGGGGATCTTACACGATGACGGATGGCACCAGCAGTACTTTAAGTGCTGATTTGTATGCCAACTGGACAAAGAGTTATGGCAAGCATGTGTTTTTTGCAAACGGGGGCGTGAATGTGGCTGCATTTACCAGCGACACGCATGGTATGACTGCCTGGGGATTTTTGAATAACCGCGTGGATTATATTGCCTTTGCCAAACAGTATGCCGATAATGGCGTGCCTTATGGTACAGAGTCTATTAAAAGAGAAGTAAGCCTTATCAGCTCGGGTAACTATGCTTACGATAACCGTTACCTGTTGGATGTAAGCATGCGCAGAAATGCTTCTTCGGTATTTGGGGCCAACAGCCGGTGGGGTAATTTCTGGTCGGTAGGGTTAGGCTGGAACATGCATAACGAAGCGTTCTTTAAAAAGGCCAGCTACGTCAATACGCTGAAGCTGAGAGGTTCTATTGGTTCTACAGGTAGCCAGAATTTCAACCCTTACCAGGCGATGGCTACCTATAACTTTTTTACCAACAGCACCTACGATAATATATCCGGCGCTTACCTGTATGCACTGGCCAACGATAACCTGAAATGGCAGGAAGCCAAAGAGTATAATGCCGGTGTGGATATGAAACTGTTTAACAGGTTAAATATCCGCTTTGACTATTACCTGAAAAACACCAATAATCTGCTGATAGATTTTACGTTGCCTACCTCTACCGGGTTTGGTTCGTATAAAGAAAACCTGGGAACGCTCAGAACTATCGGTTACGAAGGTGCTATCAGCTACATGGTATACTCGAATCCTAAAAAGCATTCTTATGTAACATTGAATACAGCGTTTGCCCGTAACTATAACAAGATTGTGCATATCTCCGATGCTTTGAATACGCAGAATAAAGAGCAGGATGAAAGTACTACTAACATAAGTACACCTAAAACCCGTTATAAGGAAGGCCAGTCGATGAATGCTATCTGGGCGGTGCCTTCACTGGGTATTGACCCTGTTACCGGCAAGGAAATGTTCCTTACCAAAGAAGGGAAGACTACTTATGTGTGGAATGCCGATGATCAGGTAGTGGCAGGAGTAACAGACCCTAAGCTTACCGGTAATTTTGGTGTAAGCCTGGAATACAATGGCTGGGGCTTTTCTGCTTCTATGCGCTACTCTTTGAGTGCAGGTTATTATAACAGTACTTTGGTAAACAGGGTGGAGAATGTAAATATTGCTGATAACGTAGACACGAGGGTGTTGAATAACACCTGGCAAAACCCCGGAGATCAGTCTTACTTTAAAAAGATAACCAGTACTGCTACTACCACGCGACCTACTACGCGGTTTTATCAAACCAAATCGGACCTTACCTTTTCTACATTGAACCTGTATTACGATTTCAAATGGCATAATATCAAAAGGTATGGATTTCAAAACCTGAAGCTTGGCTTTTATACAGCAGAGGTGTTTGTGGCATCGACTGTAAAAACGGAACGTGGTACAGATTATCCTTTTTCGCGCAGTTTCTCATTTTCCATTCAAACCAACTTTTAA
- a CDS encoding RNA polymerase sigma factor, producing MQLINEQALIIQLKEGDEIAFRELYHAYSEVLYSFLVKLNVQREDIKDVIQQTFTKLWENRSGLKEGLSLKAYLMTIAKNDIYNIVKKRLTEKKHQTAPQESEEPALQASEVRDLLYNILQELPHKRREVFTMSRIEGYSNKEIAEMLNITKSTVENHINLSTRQLKGVLKKFGFSE from the coding sequence ATGCAATTAATTAACGAACAGGCACTTATAATTCAATTGAAAGAAGGCGATGAAATTGCTTTCAGAGAATTGTATCACGCTTACAGTGAGGTGCTGTATTCCTTCCTGGTAAAGCTGAACGTGCAGCGGGAGGATATAAAGGATGTGATTCAGCAGACTTTTACTAAACTCTGGGAAAACAGATCGGGATTAAAAGAAGGGCTTTCGCTGAAAGCCTACCTGATGACTATTGCTAAGAATGATATTTACAACATCGTTAAAAAAAGATTGACCGAGAAAAAACACCAAACTGCTCCGCAGGAGAGCGAAGAACCTGCTTTGCAGGCAAGTGAAGTACGCGATCTGCTTTATAATATACTCCAGGAACTACCCCATAAAAGAAGGGAAGTGTTTACCATGTCACGCATAGAAGGTTATTCGAACAAGGAAATTGCGGAAATGCTGAACATTACCAAAAGCACAGTAGAAAATCATATTAACCTCTCTACCAGGCAATTAAAAGGAGTGCTAAAGAAGTTTGGCTTTTCGGAATGA
- a CDS encoding Crp/Fnr family transcriptional regulator, whose product MHIDAIINQIYPLPPHTLQLLKTQVSEVSHPKGHILLRANRVEQVMYFIKKGIVRAYSEYEDNEITFWFGKEGDPVLSMKSYVLKEKGYEHIELLEDCELYEIEVAQLEALFHQDIHIANWGRRLAEKELIKTEERFISRQCRTATERYKELMNESPHLLQRVQLGHIASYLGITQVSLSRIRAEIR is encoded by the coding sequence ATGCATATTGACGCTATTATAAACCAGATATATCCACTCCCTCCACACACCCTGCAACTGCTGAAAACACAGGTGTCCGAAGTGTCGCACCCCAAAGGCCATATTTTATTGCGCGCCAACCGGGTAGAACAGGTGATGTATTTTATCAAAAAAGGGATAGTACGGGCCTATTCAGAATACGAGGATAATGAAATCACTTTCTGGTTTGGAAAAGAAGGCGACCCGGTATTAAGCATGAAAAGCTATGTGTTGAAAGAAAAAGGCTACGAACATATAGAACTACTGGAAGATTGTGAGCTGTATGAAATAGAAGTAGCCCAACTGGAAGCACTATTTCACCAGGATATACATATAGCCAACTGGGGCCGCAGACTGGCCGAGAAAGAACTGATTAAAACAGAAGAACGCTTTATATCCCGGCAATGCCGCACGGCTACCGAAAGATATAAAGAACTGATGAACGAAAGCCCACACCTGCTACAGCGGGTGCAGCTAGGGCATATTGCATCCTACCTGGGCATTACACAGGTAAGCCTTAGCAGGATAAGAGCTGAGATCCGGTAA
- a CDS encoding DMT family transporter gives MSWLILIIAGLFEVAFASCLGKAQTTSGNAAYMWYTGFVVALTGSMLLLMKAVQQLPIGTAYAVWTGIGAVGTALVGILIFKEPVHFWRVFFIITLIGSVIGLKAVSH, from the coding sequence ATGAGTTGGTTGATTCTGATTATTGCCGGTTTATTTGAAGTGGCTTTTGCATCCTGCCTGGGTAAAGCACAAACCACATCCGGCAATGCAGCCTATATGTGGTACACAGGCTTTGTAGTGGCATTAACGGGCAGCATGCTGTTGCTGATGAAAGCCGTTCAGCAATTACCCATTGGCACCGCTTATGCTGTATGGACAGGCATTGGTGCAGTAGGCACTGCACTGGTAGGTATTCTTATATTCAAAGAGCCCGTTCACTTCTGGCGCGTATTTTTTATTATCACACTTATTGGTTCTGTGATAGGGCTCAAAGCAGTATCCCATTAA
- a CDS encoding DUF695 domain-containing protein: protein MSLFKNIFKNKDTDTPPVPVRSYEDFWNWFAANQQVFYNVVKERGDIRAVFFAPLSEKLDQLKEGYHFLTGINNENIAELIFTADGVVKNVVFVEELVQAAPAMENWKIISLKPAVKIEDTVIDMDGFAFSSNNIHFYANDTPACPDEIDITVVHNDFTPENKDAIVNGTYIFLDNYLGELDFINNIDSLAIIGPADATRDLIPISKLKDFLIWRQKEFVEKYDGIAYDSGQDSFSVFEASFEDGGKLFALINMHLLSWEGQVSHPWMAILIIRFGAEGAFGLSENDYALLNTIEDEIMAEITSEDGIVNIGRQTVSNEREVYFAAKDFRKISKLLYHTQLKYASNFTIGYDLYKDKYWQSMNRYKQS, encoded by the coding sequence ATGAGCCTTTTTAAAAACATCTTTAAAAACAAAGACACCGATACTCCACCTGTCCCCGTCCGTTCTTATGAAGATTTCTGGAACTGGTTTGCAGCCAATCAACAGGTATTCTATAACGTAGTAAAAGAACGCGGCGATATAAGAGCCGTGTTCTTTGCCCCGTTAAGTGAAAAACTGGATCAGCTAAAAGAAGGATATCATTTTCTTACGGGCATCAACAACGAAAATATTGCAGAGCTGATCTTTACCGCCGACGGCGTTGTTAAGAATGTAGTATTTGTAGAAGAACTGGTGCAGGCAGCCCCTGCAATGGAAAACTGGAAAATCATCTCACTAAAGCCAGCAGTAAAGATTGAAGACACTGTTATTGACATGGATGGCTTTGCATTCAGCAGCAACAACATTCACTTCTATGCAAACGACACCCCCGCATGTCCCGATGAAATAGACATCACCGTTGTTCACAACGATTTTACCCCTGAAAACAAAGATGCTATTGTAAACGGCACTTACATTTTCCTGGACAATTACCTGGGCGAGCTGGACTTTATCAATAACATCGACAGCCTTGCTATCATTGGCCCTGCTGATGCTACCCGGGATCTCATTCCCATCAGTAAACTGAAAGACTTTCTAATCTGGCGTCAGAAAGAGTTTGTAGAAAAATACGATGGCATCGCATACGATTCCGGCCAGGACAGCTTTTCTGTATTTGAAGCCAGCTTTGAAGATGGTGGCAAACTGTTTGCCCTGATAAATATGCACCTGCTAAGCTGGGAAGGGCAGGTATCGCACCCCTGGATGGCTATACTCATTATCAGGTTCGGAGCGGAGGGTGCATTTGGTCTTAGCGAAAACGACTATGCACTGCTAAACACCATAGAAGATGAAATAATGGCTGAAATTACCAGTGAAGATGGCATTGTAAACATAGGACGCCAAACCGTTTCCAATGAAAGGGAAGTGTACTTTGCAGCTAAAGACTTCCGCAAAATATCCAAACTGCTTTATCATACTCAACTGAAATATGCCAGCAATTTCACTATCGGTTACGACCTCTATAAAGACAAGTACTGGCAATCGATGAACAGGTATAAACAATCGTAA
- a CDS encoding organic hydroperoxide resistance protein produces the protein MTQVKVLNTADTTPIEVSKVLYTGRVHVTGGRDGYAKSEDGRLQTGLTSPGAKGTGTNPEQLFAAGWSACFIGAMKHNAVRLGVQLPEEVSVDTEVDLATAEEGFLLQARLQVNLPGLIEEQAQMLVEAAHLTCPYSKATRGNINVSIYVTV, from the coding sequence ATGACACAGGTTAAAGTATTAAATACAGCAGACACCACACCTATCGAAGTTTCCAAAGTGTTATATACAGGAAGGGTACATGTTACAGGTGGCCGCGACGGCTATGCGAAAAGTGAAGATGGCAGATTGCAAACCGGGCTTACTTCTCCGGGAGCTAAAGGAACAGGCACTAATCCGGAACAGCTGTTTGCAGCCGGATGGTCGGCCTGCTTTATCGGGGCTATGAAACACAATGCTGTGCGATTGGGCGTGCAATTGCCGGAGGAGGTTTCGGTGGATACAGAAGTGGATCTGGCAACAGCAGAAGAGGGCTTTTTGTTACAGGCCCGTTTGCAGGTAAACCTACCCGGATTGATAGAAGAGCAGGCGCAAATGCTGGTAGAAGCGGCCCACCTTACCTGTCCTTATTCCAAAGCCACCAGGGGGAATATTAATGTGAGTATTTATGTTACGGTTTAA
- a CDS encoding SDR family oxidoreductase, protein MKDLKGKVAVVTGGNSGIGYATAKELKEQGAEVIITGRRKEAVEAAAAELGVTGIVADQGSLPAIEKLVADVKVAHSSIDILFVNAGVVGSSSSVENATEENFDYVLDINFKGAYFTLSRFIPLLKDGASVVMLSSNTASMNGANNSIYSSSKAALNAITKIAAVELAPRHIRVNAVSPGPIETDILSKAGYTEEGLKAVKSWIIDRVPLHHMGKAEDVARMVTHLCSDASSFITGSEFIMDGGMRL, encoded by the coding sequence ATGAAAGATTTGAAAGGAAAAGTAGCAGTGGTTACAGGCGGGAACAGTGGTATTGGTTATGCAACTGCAAAAGAATTGAAAGAGCAGGGTGCTGAGGTGATTATCACTGGCCGCCGTAAGGAAGCGGTAGAAGCAGCCGCTGCTGAATTAGGAGTTACCGGTATAGTTGCCGATCAGGGTAGCCTGCCTGCTATTGAAAAACTGGTGGCCGATGTAAAGGTGGCGCATAGCAGCATTGATATCCTGTTTGTGAATGCTGGTGTGGTAGGAAGTTCTTCTTCAGTGGAAAATGCTACGGAAGAAAACTTTGATTATGTATTAGATATCAATTTCAAGGGAGCTTATTTTACATTAAGCAGGTTTATTCCGCTTTTAAAAGATGGGGCATCGGTGGTGATGTTATCTTCTAATACGGCCAGTATGAATGGAGCCAATAATTCTATTTATTCTTCCAGCAAGGCGGCGCTCAATGCTATCACTAAAATTGCTGCTGTTGAACTGGCCCCACGGCATATTCGTGTGAATGCAGTAAGTCCTGGTCCCATTGAAACAGATATATTAAGCAAAGCAGGTTACACCGAAGAAGGGTTAAAGGCAGTGAAGTCGTGGATTATTGACCGCGTGCCTTTGCATCATATGGGTAAGGCGGAAGATGTGGCCAGAATGGTAACACATTTATGTAGTGATGCTTCTTCTTTCATTACCGGTTCGGAATTTATTATGGATGGCGGGATGCGTTTGTAG